Proteins found in one Crassostrea angulata isolate pt1a10 chromosome 3, ASM2561291v2, whole genome shotgun sequence genomic segment:
- the LOC128175110 gene encoding uncharacterized protein LOC128175110: MDSSSNFSGLRFALVVLALCSIVAVHSVPVPLTTQEPAETKICQSCELYCMTKHNSFADVCNECQCEPPKDVIFPSKHYCFFRKCDQECDKGYQVDVNGCRTCDCVA, encoded by the exons ATGGATTCTTCTTCAAACTTTTCTGGATTACGCTTTGCTTTGGTAGTGTTGGCACTGTGTTCTATTGTGGCTGTACATAGTG TTCCAGTGCCACTGACTACACAGGAACCAGCAGAGACAAAGATTTGTCAGTCATGTGAGCTGTACTGTATGACAAAGCACAACTCCTTTGCAGATGTTTGCAACGAGTGCCAATGTGAACCCCCAAAAG ATGTGATTTTCCCCAGCAAACACTACTGTTTTTTTCGAAAATGTGATCAAGAATGCGACAAAGGATACCAGGTTGATGTGAACGGGTGTCGAACCTGTGACTGCGTTGcgtga